Proteins from one Leptonema illini DSM 21528 genomic window:
- a CDS encoding esterase/lipase family protein yields MGEFPKLPGLPGLLLQITGLLTESAVSGIRNFAYESMTWMGEQAENISDYPVLRNTELARQLRRTGDSLKEAGSVSFEAIYSSIHRAAESLSETLLTLRIVDQNTFQNLASNIADTAILGDSFVALRDPFEVKTSFRLNAADATPEQIADAFRAAPARRGLMICVPGLYQDESLWKSGRPQPVVELLKQQSYFPVYLRLHPGTHVSTIGKEISTLMEALLAALPDTPVHFMSFSQGGLILRSTLLANDRSGGSIRKRTGRVILISSPDGGYFIEKTGLLFGFGLGEAPSRAIKFMSFAGNVHSPAFRDMAAGIIREEDEKKTGPILPMSTNHYFGELDGLDAYQIYSLISDSNHIWSNWLGDGLIEESSLALLSDTVYRKNEESRVHCLVGLSHFQILQSEAFQKALFQILEKS; encoded by the coding sequence ATGGGCGAATTTCCGAAGCTACCCGGCCTTCCGGGGCTTCTTCTGCAGATCACCGGACTCCTGACCGAATCGGCCGTCTCGGGCATACGTAACTTTGCGTATGAATCCATGACGTGGATGGGCGAGCAGGCCGAGAACATCTCGGACTATCCCGTTCTACGCAACACCGAACTGGCAAGACAGCTGCGACGCACCGGCGACTCGTTGAAAGAGGCGGGCTCGGTCTCTTTCGAGGCCATCTACAGCTCCATTCACAGAGCGGCAGAATCGCTTTCCGAGACGTTGCTCACGTTGCGCATCGTCGATCAGAACACATTTCAGAACCTGGCCTCGAATATCGCCGACACGGCCATCCTGGGCGATAGCTTTGTCGCGTTGCGTGATCCGTTCGAGGTCAAAACGTCCTTTCGCCTGAACGCCGCCGACGCAACGCCCGAGCAGATCGCCGACGCCTTTCGCGCCGCTCCGGCAAGGCGCGGGCTGATGATCTGTGTGCCCGGCCTCTATCAGGATGAAAGCCTGTGGAAAAGCGGCAGGCCGCAGCCCGTCGTCGAATTGCTCAAACAGCAGTCCTACTTTCCGGTTTATCTGCGCCTTCACCCCGGCACGCACGTCTCGACCATCGGCAAAGAGATCAGCACTCTGATGGAAGCTCTGCTCGCTGCTCTGCCCGATACGCCCGTGCATTTTATGAGTTTCAGTCAGGGCGGATTGATCCTGCGAAGCACGCTTCTGGCTAACGATCGCTCCGGAGGGAGTATTCGCAAACGCACCGGCAGGGTTATCCTGATCAGCTCGCCCGACGGCGGCTACTTCATCGAAAAGACGGGGCTGCTTTTCGGCTTCGGTCTCGGCGAGGCCCCCTCGCGTGCCATCAAGTTTATGAGCTTTGCCGGCAACGTTCATTCGCCGGCCTTTCGCGACATGGCCGCCGGTATTATTCGCGAAGAAGACGAGAAAAAGACCGGGCCCATCCTGCCCATGAGCACGAATCATTACTTCGGCGAACTCGACGGCCTTGACGCCTATCAGATCTACAGCCTGATCAGCGACAGCAACCACATCTGGAGCAACTGGCTCGGCGACGGACTCATAGAGGAGTCCTCTCTTGCACTGCTTTCCGATACGGTATATCGCAAGAACGAGGAAAGTCGGGTTCATTGCCTGGTCGGGCTCTCCCATTTTCAGATCTTACAGAGCGAGGCCTTCCAGAAGGCCCTCTTCCAGATACTCGAGAAGTCCTGA